The following DNA comes from Gadus chalcogrammus isolate NIFS_2021 chromosome 12, NIFS_Gcha_1.0, whole genome shotgun sequence.
CTCAATCATCAAAGTCTGACGAGGGCTGATTGGGtagagtggaggtggaggttcaATACAGCGCCAAACCAGTGATGTTGAGCGTGATGAAGGAATCAACCCAACACCCGTAGAAAGCCTGTAGCACTGATTGCAACGGTGGTAAATACACATATTATGGATTAATGATCATTGGATGTTAAGAGCCTTTGGAAAAGAGCATGAATATGGCAAaccaattattattgttattcgtACATTTGGACCCAACCAAACGAGGCAATAACAAGGGACATTTGAAATTATAGAACAAATACCCACAAGCTCAACTGATGAAAAAAACATCCACTCAAGTTAtcagaaataaaaacaaattcaaGTAGTGGTCTCCTTTGCTGGGAACTTAGTGTTTTGGGCACTTTGTAATATTAAGTTTGGGTTGAATGGTTGAGATAATGGTCAGGATTCTAGACTGAAAACTCCTAGTAGAGAAATAAAATTCAATAGTAAAAATGGTTCTGTCAAGCTGCTTAATGTGAATTGTCTGTAATGTGGCTCGTTAGCACAAAGTTTGTTTCGCCTCGTCGGTAAAGTCTTTACCTTGGTCCGTTGGGAGAGAAGTGGGAATGGGTCAATACAGGGATGACTCAAACTGTTCTTTTCCAATTTGACGCAGTAGAGCAGAGCCATAACTGCATGAACAGCAGACCCTTATTACATTATCTCTGCAGACTTTAAACCAAACCGCCGCCACCGTGAGTTTTCTGCGCACAGAACAACGTCTGAGCGATGCGGTGACCTATGCatcgtgtgagtgcgtgcgctGCCGCGTCAGGGTCGAACACAGCCTTCGTTCTCACGGGACCCTAACAATTACGCCAGGTAAACACGATCAAACAATGTTAATCAGGCAAAGATTCAATTAGGTGGAAATACGTaggtgaaaaataaaacaagctcACAAGTCGATTCCAGACTGTAtaacactttaaacacacacaccccccttctCGAATATCATACCTGTGCTGTATACGAAACATTACTGGATATGCACACCGAACATAAACACTATAAACTGGTAggctctgtgtttgtttctgtgttagCTTAGTCGTTGCACACCTGTGTGGCCCTGTGCACGCGTCTGGGCTTCTTGACGTCAGCGTTGATCTGATGAACACAAGACACATGCATCTGAGCCGCTGCGAGGAGTTGATTACCGCCGTGTGCTACAGTCAGACCGCCGGCGTCTGGTCAGGAGTACCCTGGCGGCTGCTGAGTCAACGCGGCGGGCCTGCTGGAATCGGCCCTTCCCGGATCAGAAGTGTCACCCGGGTCGTCACAACCGAAACTCCCTGGTGTtccttgttgtttgtttgatcattcggtgtgtgtgcgtgtgtgttcactcACTTTCCTTGCCAGGGTGCCCTTGCAATCATTGCCATGAAAGTGCCTCATGAATGGTTTCATAAACAGCATAATGCACAGGTTTCTTTGATAACGTTAAGTGTTAACACGTTGACAGACTATCATGCTGTGGCAGAGCTCTTGAGCAAGGCGTTTGGGTTCTACCACTGGAGGTCTGGAGTAACGGGCAGTTGGTTTCAACTTCAATGAAACATAATGGAAtgaaatctatctatctatctatctatctatctatctatctatctatctatctatctatctatctatctatctatctatctatctatctatctatctatctatctatctatctatctatctatctatctatctatctatctatctatctatctatctatctatctatctatctatctatctatctatctatctatctatctatctatctatctatctttgtgtgtgtgtgtgtgtgtgtgtgtgtgtgtgtgtgtgtgtgtgtgtgtgtgtgtgtgtgtgtgtgtgtgtgtgtgtgtgtggtgtgggcgtgtgtgtgtgtctgtgtttggtgtgtgtgtgtgtgtgtgtgtgtgtgtttgtgtgtgtgcgtgtgtgtgtgcatgtgtgagtgtgcgtgtgtgtggtgtgtgtgagtgtgcgtgtgtgtggtgtgtgcgtgtgtgtgtgtgtttgtgtgtgtgtgcgtgtgtgtgtgtgtgtgtgtgtgtgtgtgtgtgtgcgtgtgtgtgtgcgtgtgtgcgtgtgtgtgtgtgtgtgtgtgtgtgtgcacggagctgacaggaaacaggaagtgtgtAAAAATAGGACGGGAGGGTTTCACGTACTCCTGTGAGCACACATACATGTGATGATGTTGTGAAAGTGAGAAAATCTCCCTGGAAACGTGAACCGTGTTGCTGTCTCTGACTGTGATTTTAATGGTGCATCAAACAGAATTGATGATTAAGATCATGAGCCAGATAAAAAGGTTGTAGGGTTTAATGTTAAAGTATATAGTCATTATAAACACTTCATAACATCTCCCACTTCAATTgctcatggaaaatggtaaatatatgataataattaataaaaaatattattcaccCAAATAATGTATCCAGTGAGCTAATGCACAGGTTGATTAGTTTGCAAAGCAAGCAGACAACCTCCAAACCTGATCGTATCCCAATTAAATCCTGAATAACAAATTGAACAAGTAAGATCGTTATTGGTTATTTCACAATCTTAACTGCTCGTCCGAATCAAAGCAAATTCCAAcctgcttttgaaaccttattTGGTTTACTACACTCTCAATGAGAATTCATGTCTTAAAGAAGAAAGATGACCAaagacatggacacacacaaaaaaaaaaacatccaaacacacaaacaaacgacaACAACGGCAAAAACATTGCGTCACGCTCTGGCACGCGGTCCACCAGATACTGGAATGAACACGTGTCGCGTCTCGCACGGCGCCTCTGATGTTCCGCCGTCGTATCGGCATGCACGTGTGAACAGATGCACACCCACAGCCACTCATTCACTCAGTGTCTCACCACCCCTGAACCAGCCTACCACCAGCCTACCACCAGCCTACCACCAGCCTACCACCAGCCTATACCACCACCCCGCCGCTGGCACATGCCAAAGCCCTTACAGCTTGACTGGCTTGTGCAAAAGGCATTAACCGCGGCCCGGCCCAATAAAAGGTTATTTATAGGCCCCCGCGGCCTTGTAGTTTGTCTTTGCTCAAACCCCAGAGCCGAAATGAAGACACTGACTGTGCCCTGCCATGGACAACACATACGCATGCTGCTGGCCCTTccacccctccccaacccccaagGCCTGGATGCCCAAGCATAGCACTCCTGATGCaacccagtgtctctctctctctctctctctctctctctctctctctctctctctctctctctctctttctttctctctctctctctctctctctctcattctctctctctctctctctctctctctctctctctctctctctctctctctctctctctctctctctctctctctctctctctctctctcattctctgtctctctctctcgaccacATGAAAGCTCAAATCCGTATTAAAAAACATTAAGCGGATAACAATTCTGCGGTTGGGATGGAGCAGAATAGGTGCCctcgacgcacacacacacacacacaaaaattgtGATGTCATGTCGGGGGAAGTGTGTAACGTTGTTAAAAAGGACAATTTAGTGACACCACACTTGCGACATGGTGAAAGAATGGGCCTCCATGTCTTGTTAAAATAGAAATATAGAGATGAGCGAAgggaaaataaactaaatgtCCTTGTGGACATGATCGCTCGAAGAAAACTTGCCACACGACGATCACGATCACGATTGACTCGTGAGGATCACGTCAGAGTCCATCCTAACCAAACAAGAGCGACTTTGGAGAAGTCCTACTCTGGATATGATCATGGTCGTTCATGAAACAGTCTTCCGTTTTATTCCATCTATCTCCATGAACCCCACAGCGGGAGAGAGAGTCCATTCGTGACGGTAGGACGTTCCGGTTGAGCTCACCTTCAAAAGGGGACGAGAAACCCCCCTATTAGCTCGTACAGGAACGGCTCGGTGTGGAGGGGGGCTATCGCTACTTCCGCCTCTCAAAGTGAGTGAAAGGAAAGcctttccccccccctgccgTGAACCGCGGGCcggctctcccccctccacgaCCACCCACGCTCCCCACTGCAGCGAAGCGCTCTCCAAATGATTAGTTTCTTGTATTGTAGGGTGATGTGTAAATGTAATGCACAGCTATGGACCCGGTCAGAAGGTGAGGCTGTGGGAACATTGACATGGCGGATACACCGGTCTGGATACCGCACACAGTGTAGACGGTCGTCCAAGTTACACAGGGATGAATGTATActcctgtgaatgtgtgtgcatgtgtctgggaAGTGGCATGTGACAGCTACTCACGATCACACTGTGATTTGTGGTGATACAATCACATCCCGTATCACAGggacacacattgtgtgtgtgagcattgtGACCAGAGAAAGCAGCGGAATATTGGTCATCATAAAATGTTGGGCGCCCAGGTAACTGCTGGGCTGGGAAAACAGTGACGCAAACGTTTTTTTGTCGACTTAGGCGTCAGATGTTGGGTCTTTCAATTAGCTTctcatttagcagacaccttTTTTTTCCAAAGCATCAGCACATTTTAGATTCATGTCATTAAGGGGCCGGGATGTGGGGAGTGCATCTCACTCAAGgatgcagacattggggtttgaacatCCTTTCCACTGTGTCGAACCTAGCCACTACACAGAGCGTACATTCTTTTTTAAAGTCATCGTCTACTCAAAACTTTCTCCCACCCCATCTCTTCTCCGCTGAGTAATCCATCCTCCATCCAGTACCCCTGAAAGTATAAGGAGTGTACTCCGTGCATCACATCATATATCATAGATCATATATCTGAGCTCAGAGTGTTCACCAGCGTTCAGAATATTGCAAACATTGTTCCAACCACGTGTCTGACCGTCAGAGCGCTGTGGTGTGACAGcagagtgtcagagagagaatggggcCACATGAGTCATGGCCGAAGACTTCACGTCGATTTGCGTTTGAGGAACATTTCTTTTTAATTGTCGCTTTAAAAAGACCCATCTGTTTGCGCGTCTTGAATGACGGTTCCGTGCGGTCGTATGAAAGAGACGGTCGACAACAAGGCACTGGGCATGACACTCGGGTAAGGGGGTAGGAGCTGCATTTTACTAAATATCTCTATGCGTTTGAAGTGTTGTTTGCCTCATACCAACAGTTGCACTTTGGAtaccatttcttttttaaacaccTCAGCACAGAAGGTGAAGAGTAGACATCAAGGGATGTCtattgcagtgaatagtgtgaGTGGCATACTTTAAAGATGACCTGCAATGCTGACCGACCCTAACATGCCACTAAagcacactaaacacacacatgcacgcacacacttactcacgcacaccagacagatagacagacaacaGATTGGTGGATTTCGAAAGAATTGCCACGACACCCAGGTACAATAGGACTGATGACATGATGTGGGTGCATAAAAGAAAATCCAGTGAGCTTTTTACTGTAATACTTTGGAAACAGCAAATACTGCCACTCTGTGTTCCTAGACCAACGGTGCTATCTTAGAACGCCACCTATGTGTTCCAGAATCCAACTGCTGCACGACCACGTTGCAATCATTACTTGCAAAAAAAGACGAAATACACGTGTTGTTTTTCGAATATCAGTTCCAGTTATTGCGTCCTAAACACACGCGCACGAacgcaagcgcgcacacacttacgcacaaacacacacacacacacacacacacacacacacacacacacacacacacacacacacatatatatatatatatatatatatatatatatatatatatatatatatatatatatatatatatatatatatataaacacacgtGCAATATCAGTCCACTGTGCACACTTGCTCTCTGGTGTGACGCGCGTCGCGCTGTAGCGTAAGTGTCCGTCGTCATATAtgggcagacacaaacacacacacaacacacacacagacacacgcacacacacacagaaatacacacacacgaggttAAAATAGTTGCGAACGGTGCGAAATTCCCTCTGGCGCGGGGCAAATGTACTGGCGCATTACTTAGAGATTATAATATGTGTCCAGTAAAGAAGCTCCAATGTATACAATATTCAAAGTATGAGTTATATAACGTACGGTATGATGGCCGTTAAGGGCATTGTGCTGGAGGCCACTCACCAGCTCTGATTAACGCAGTGGCACCACCTCAGATGGATCACTTATCGTACAACGCACGATTTGGCAAAAAATCTGTGCGCCTTTTTAGCCAAATCGTACATTTTACATCAGCAATGGGTTTGGTTGAACTTTTCAAACGTGTTTTTAATGACACACTGCTGGCAGATCCCACTATCTGTTTCGACCTATGGGGCTTGCTCTTCAGGCATCAACTTTGCGCAAAAAAGTACTGTAACACTAAAGGTTCAAATGGGACATGATGGATGTCAAACCGTGGGTCGAAAGTATAACCATGAATATAAAATCTGATATCGTGGAAATTGCCTTCGCAGAAAAGGCGGGAGAGCGCAAACCCTGGCCTCGTATCACGACCAAACGGAGCTCTTTCTGTGGAAGGATCCAAGCGCAACGACCCCAGCTTCTTCTCACTCCCTGACATCTTCGCTTGGCATCTCCCAACGTGGATGACTTTCTTTGTCAATATTTTTCTTCAAATCTTTGAAAAACCACAGGGCGTTGGATTCAACCCACCGTCAGGGCTTCTCTTTCATGTCCTGAGAGGTccaaaggagagaggaggactggCTATATTTTGATAGTCTGTATCAGGTTTCACCGAAAACCTCACAATGACAAGCACTTGTATCATTTAATGAATCACTGACATGACGTGCTCGGACGCAGGTAACGGGGCGGATGGGGGgtgacgggaggggggggggggggtttggctgGGTACCACGAGGAGGCAGGGCCATTACGCAGGTTAAGGTGACGTCACCCCACCGGCTATAAAGAGCTTGAGTAGTAATTCAACTTTAGAGTAACACTGGGAGCTTTGGAGTAAAGGACAGACGGACTGAGCGCAGAACTCCACTGGCTGACTTAAGTGATACTATCCAGAGGATTGGCCACTTTAAAGCTCTTTATATTTAaactctatccctctctctcaacatgAACTTGTTGCATTTGGTGGCTTGTGGACTTGTTATCACCCTACTTTCAGTCAGGACGGGGGCGAAACCCATCACACAGGCGCAACAAAAGGTAAGACCTTCATTCGGCCAACCTGCCTGCAGCCCTGACACATTATTACCAAATGCATTGAGTTTCGTTTGTCAGGCGACTTTATTTGTGGAATTTCTGTAAAATCAACTTCATAGATTAATCCATTCGCCTACGAACATTATATGAGTTTGGAGTTCAACCCCTTTATCCATTTAACTGAATTAGAAAAAGAAAACTGATTGAATGCATTGAACATAGATCACATGCAGTGCACCACTGGTCACATTAAGCTGCAGTAGAAACAGGTCTTTCTGCTGGATCAGTTGAGACGCTCAGCGCTCAGGGCGACCTGAACAGAGACGCAGCCTCTCCACGGCTACATGATTCGACACAAAACCAAAAATACTATTCATTGAAAAATTGGGAACACATTTTCATGCATCCCTGCAGATATTTGCTGTTGGGCATGTTTTTTGAACAGTGCGTTTCCCTGCGTAAAATAGCATTACGCATGGAGATCGTTTACGCAATAAGTCTCTCGTCATGTAATTACGAAGATGTAAATGATGGTAATTGGAAAACTACCGAATTTCCCATCTAACTTTGTTTTTGCGCTttaaacgcaaacacacaattgCATTTTGTGCGAATGTGTTCATGGGTACAGAAGGCTACACAGTTTTAATTTTAAGACAAACTAGCGTTAGAAAGACGTGTGGAGGGATTCAATCATCTCTATATTTGATTTATACCAATATAACTCCTGATCAGCTAGATTGCGGGTATCTGCACGGTCGTTAAAGTCaatgaaaaaaatgtatttacataatatatatagtaggcctacacgcAATCACAATGCATATATGATAATCCCATTTCCATTGATAAAGACGGGTTTCAAACAGGCTATAATGAAACCATCAACGGTGCGCAAACCTCAGACACTCTCAAGCAGGTTGTGAACTGCCTGAATCCATCCATCGCTTGATACCCATGCTGAATGATGCTTCCCTTGCGACTATACATATGTCtgcatatgtatttatttattcatttctgtCGCAGAGTCTAAAAAATTTACTGGGCGAGGAGCTGGCGGAGTTTATGGAGTCAGAGGAGCGGGAGAGGAGACTGGAGAACGTGCGCTCTCGGTTACGCATACTACGGGACCTGCGCATGGACACGCGTGCCCGAGGGATGTGGGCGCGCCTCCTGAACGACCAGCCCCCCCCAAGGAGAAACAAGTCGGGCACCAAGAAAGCGGGCTCCACGGCCCGGAGCGGCTGCTTCGGACACAAGATGGACAGGATAGGCACCATCAGCGGCATGGGCTGCTAGGGGCGGTGCAGAAGACAGTGTTTGTAAGTAAGCTTTTTGAACAACAGTTTTTTTGTTGGTATTAAAGTGTTCAAAAG
Coding sequences within:
- the nppc gene encoding C-type natriuretic peptide, whose product is MNLLHLVACGLVITLLSVRTGAKPITQAQQKSLKNLLGEELAEFMESEERERRLENVRSRLRILRDLRMDTRARGMWARLLNDQPPPRRNKSGTKKAGSTARSGCFGHKMDRIGTISGMGC